In Thermodesulfatator atlanticus DSM 21156, the sequence CTTTTGAATTATTTTCTGGAAGATTTGTCCAAGAAGACGGCGAGCAAGATACGCATGGCGCGGGTATTAAAGGCCGGGAAAGTCACGGATATGATGGAGGTGTTTCGCGCGTTTTTTGCCTCTATACCGCATGATTGGTATCGGAAGACGGAGCTTTCAGGCTATGAGGGCTTTTACGCAAGCATCTTTTACTGCTACTTTGCGGCGCTTGGCTTGGACGTGCGGGTGGAAGACGTCACCAATCAGGGTCGCCTGGACATGGCGGTGCTTTTTGAAGGCAAGTGTTATCT encodes:
- a CDS encoding PD-(D/E)XK nuclease domain-containing protein, with protein sequence LLNYFLEDLSKKTASKIRMARVLKAGKVTDMMEVFRAFFASIPHDWYRKTELSGYEGFYASIFYCYFAALGLDVRVEDVTNQGRLDMAVLFEGKCYLFEFKVVEDEPEGKALLQLKEKRYWEKYQGRCKKIWLIGVEFSKRKRNIVSFEVEEIS